GCGTGGGGGTTGATGCCGCAGACACCGATCCGCGGCCGCTCGATCCCCGCGCGCCGCAGGGCATCGATGCCGCGTTCGATCGTGCGCTGCACCAGCGGGGGATCGATCATCGCGATGGCGTCGATGAGCCCGATGTGGGTGGTCACGTGGATGACCTTCAGCTTGGGGGTGCTGAGCATCATCGAGACCTCGGGCACGCCGGTCAGGTGGGCGAGCAGCTCGGTGTGCCCGGGGTAGGGGTGGCCGGCGGCGTGCAGGGCCGCCTTGTTGATCGGGGCGGTGGCGATGGCGGCCACCTCGTGCGCGCGCGCATGGTGGGCGGCGCGCTCGATGTAGCGGTACGCGGCCTCGCCTGCCGCAGGGGCGACCTGCCCGAACGGCAGATCCGCCTCAAGGGTGCCGACCTGGATCACGGAAATCCGGTGAGGTCCGGGCACGGCATCGGAGGGCTGCTCGATCGGGTCGATCACGGCGTCCACGCCCATGATTCGGGCGGCGTGACGCATCCGCTCGACATCCCCGAGGAGCACCGGACGGCAGACCGCGAGCACCGAGGCGTCGATCAGCGCGCGGGCACAGACCTCGGGCCCGACGCCGGCCGGGTCGCCCATCGTCACCGCGACGATCGGCAGCGTGGAGGTGGCGGGGGTGGTATCCATGGGACTCCTTCGTCGGTCAGCGCAACGGGCTGGCTGAGGCGGTGGTGAGGACGAGGTCGTGCAGCAGGGCTCGTGCGCCGTAGCTGCCGGGCTTGGTGATGACGTCGCGGCCCGCCGGCGTGCGCAGATGCGCCAGGGCCTGGCTGGCGGCGCCGGTCGTGCTGAGGTGGTCGATCCCGGCGCGTTCGAGCACCCGCCGGGCCGTGTGCCCGCCGCTGAGAAGCAGCGTCGTCCGGGCCGGGGCCCGGTCGAGGGTGGCCTCAGCGATCGCCAGCAGCCGGTCCCACGCTGCCTCCAACTCACCAGGCGCGCCGACCTCGGCCGGCAGGTGCACCACCGCGTGGTCGCCGCGCTCGAGCGCGGCGAGCAGAGCGGCGATCGCGGAGGAGACGTCGGCCGTGGGGCCGGCGGTGAGCACCACGGTCTCGCCACCCTCGCGCAGCGCGTCCAGCTGACCCGCCGTGACGGCGTCGTGGGTGCCGAGGACGGCGAAGAGCTGGATGGGATCCGGC
Above is a window of Ruania suaedae DNA encoding:
- the pdxA gene encoding 4-hydroxythreonine-4-phosphate dehydrogenase PdxA → MDTTPATSTLPIVAVTMGDPAGVGPEVCARALIDASVLAVCRPVLLGDVERMRHAARIMGVDAVIDPIEQPSDAVPGPHRISVIQVGTLEADLPFGQVAPAAGEAAYRYIERAAHHARAHEVAAIATAPINKAALHAAGHPYPGHTELLAHLTGVPEVSMMLSTPKLKVIHVTTHIGLIDAIAMIDPPLVQRTIERGIDALRRAGIERPRIGVCGINPHAGENGLFGRGEEAEKIEPALARLTAAGHDVHGPLPADTAFFLASRGDFDLIVAMYHDQGHGPVKVLGIDDGVNITVGLPVIRTSVDHGTAFDIAGTGAVTTESMSEALRQAAQLADRGRIAAEAASA